Proteins from a genomic interval of Desulfoplanes formicivorans:
- a CDS encoding DUF1007 family protein, whose product MSFCTICLAPLLKIREDKVCLSVLACLFWGMPCPVSAHPHVYVDARVDVIFDDAGLSGFRVTWVFDEMFSNMIAFDFDTNGNGRFDAGEVEGVRKGAFSNLREFGYFTRIRIGGKPFAVQFVKDFSATLHDGVMTYAFFIPCHVRAAATVKKIRLSMYDDTYYTDIALASDPVKMVGAERFGADWEVKENPADAFYYGQIFPEDIIITFKERP is encoded by the coding sequence TTGTCCTTTTGTACAATCTGCTTGGCCCCGCTTTTGAAAATCAGGGAGGACAAGGTATGCCTGTCGGTCCTGGCCTGTCTGTTTTGGGGAATGCCCTGTCCGGTTTCAGCCCATCCTCATGTGTATGTGGACGCCCGGGTGGATGTAATATTTGACGATGCGGGCCTGTCCGGTTTCAGGGTTACCTGGGTTTTTGATGAGATGTTCAGCAACATGATTGCCTTTGATTTTGATACCAACGGCAATGGCCGCTTCGATGCCGGGGAGGTGGAAGGGGTCAGGAAGGGGGCCTTTTCCAATCTTCGGGAATTCGGGTATTTCACCCGCATCCGCATCGGGGGGAAACCCTTTGCCGTGCAATTTGTAAAGGATTTTTCCGCTACCCTTCATGATGGGGTCATGACCTATGCTTTTTTTATTCCCTGTCATGTGCGGGCTGCGGCTACTGTCAAGAAGATTCGGCTCTCCATGTACGATGACACATATTATACGGACATAGCCCTTGCTTCGGACCCGGTGAAGATGGTGGGGGCGGAGCGGTTTGGTGCTGACTGGGAGGTCAAGGAGAACCCGGCCGACGCCTTTTATTACGGTCAGATTTTTCCCGAGGACATTATTATCACCTTCAAGGAACGCCCATGA